One window from the genome of Cyprinus carpio isolate SPL01 chromosome B1, ASM1834038v1, whole genome shotgun sequence encodes:
- the cd99 gene encoding CD99 molecule codes for MTSYTWILLILASLVATRAQDFDLSDAFDDVVKPTPKPTVKPAPPKNPDSGLDILDAFDFDPKKPDVVPPKSEDDKKKPSEGEFDLSDAFGPDTEPKKPVVPPKERGTGGGSFDDKDLFEVNEGGEYKPDGGRSGGRGGEIPQNNENDGASDQPQGDMAAIISSVGVAILGAASSYFAYQKKKLCFKVQGGEDPESGKNRGTQSDPQVLSNLLRSS; via the exons ATGACTTCATACACGTGGATTTTACTTATTCTGGCAAGTCTTGTGGCAACAAGAGCGCAAG ATTTTGACCTCAGTGATGCTTTTGATGATGTTGTCAAGC CCACTCCGAAGCCAACAGTGAAACCAGCCCCACCGAAAAACCCAGATTCAG GATTGGATATTTTAGATGCCTTCGATTTTG ACCCTAAAAAACCTGATGTCGTTCCCCCCAAATCAGAAGATG atAAAAAGAAACCATCTGAAG GTGAATTCGATCTGTCTGATGCATTTGGTCCAG ATACTGAGCCCAAAAAGCCTGTGGTCCCACCCAAAGAGAGAGGAACTG gtGGTGGAAGTTTTGATGACAAAGACCTCTTTGAAGTGAATGAAGGGGGTGAATACAAGCCCGATGGAGGCCGGAGTGGAG GGCGAGGAGGAGAAATTCCTCAGAATaatgaaaatg ATGGAGCCTCTGATCAACCTCAAg gAGACATGGCTGCCATCATCAGTTCTGTGGGTGTTGCTATCCTCGGTGCCGCCTCAAGTTACTTTGCCTACCAGAAAAAGAAACTGTGTTTCAAAGTACAAGGAG GGGAGGATCCAGAGAGTGGCAAAAACCGTGGTACTCAGTCTGATCCTcaag TTCTCAGCAACCTGCTCCGATCATCGTAA
- the gyg2 gene encoding glycogenin-2: MAEAQAFVTLATTDAYSMGCLVVGKSLRRHGTSRKLVAMVSPNVSRASRLALEDVFDEVVVVDVLDSRDKTHLTLLRRPELGVTFTKLHCWTLTQYSKCVFLDADTLVLCNVDELFEYEELSAAPDPGWPDCFNSGVFVFRPSLNTHTQILEHAAQHGSFDGGDQGILNTFFSDWAVKDIRKHLPFVYNLTAAAVYTYLPAFQQYGHHAKIVHFLGGTKPWHLSYDPQAASESSLCDSSKNFPQFMNLWWVEYYSQRQLQFKKDDKNEDYSVQQSVSPQTHQTPSQSQKSSTEAHHREMMMPSLPLALDSLTISSSSSEESEESNILFDVLSDGETEETPAVSPPSEHTEPESTDDSATATGEAAAVVTEMDDLEHRRMWEEGRADYMGKDAFNNIMRKLDLFLD; encoded by the exons ATGGCGG agGCTCAGGCCTTTGTGACCCTGGCCACCACAGATGCCTATAGCATGGGATGTTTAGTGGTAGGCAAAAGTTTGCGCAGGCATGGAACATCAAGGAAGTTAGTGGCTATGGTTTCCCCCAACGTTTCCAGAGCATCAAG ATTGGCCCTGGAGGACGTGTTTGATGAAGTTGTAGTGGTAGATGTTTTGGACAGTAGAGACAAGACTCATCTCACCTTGCTGCGACGTCCTGAACTGGGGGTCACCTTCACCAAACTCCACTGCTGGACCCTTACACAGTACAGCAAGTGTGTGTTCTTGGATGCAGACACACTT GTACTGTGTAATGTTGACGAGCTGTTTGAATATGAAGAATTGTCTGCTGCACCAGATCCAGGCTGGCCGGATTGCTTCAACTCTGGGGTATTTGTGTTTAGGCCCTCCCTGAATACCCATACCCAAATACTGGAACACGCTGCACAGCACGGCAGCTTTGATG GAGGAGACCAGGGCATATTAAACACTTTCTTCAGTGACTGGGCAGTGAAAGATATCAGAAAGCATTTACCATTTGTGTACAACCTCACAGCCGCTGCCGTTTACACATATCTACCAGCATTTCAGCA GTATGGCCACCATGCAAAAATTGTCCACTTCCTGGGTGGGACTAAGCCCTGGCACCTTTCATATGATCCACAGGCTGCCAGTGAGTCATCTTTATGCGATTCCAGCAAGAACTTTCcacaatttatgaatttatggTGGGTGGAGTACTACAGTCAAAGACAGCTACAATTTAAGAAGGATGACAAGAATGAAGACTAT TCAGTGCAGCAGTCTGTTTCTCCACAGACACATCAGACTCCATCACAAAGCCAAAAGAGCAGCACTGAAGCCCACCACAGAGAGATGATGATGCCCTCTCTACCTCTGGCTTTGGACTCACTAACAATCAGCTCTAGCTCATCTGAAGAGTCCGAGGAATCG AATATTCTCTTTGATGTCCTGTCTGATGGGGAGACTGAAGAGACTCCTGCAGTCAGCCCTCCATCTGAGCACACAGAACCAGAGAGTACTGATGATTCTGCCACAGCCACTGGAGAAGCT GCTGCTGTTGTGACAGAAATGGATGACCTGGAGCATCGACGTATGTGGGAGGAAGGTCGCGCTGATTATATGGGTAAAGATGCCTTTAACAACATCATGAGGAAACTTGACCTGTTCCTCGATTAA